Within the Miscanthus floridulus cultivar M001 chromosome 2, ASM1932011v1, whole genome shotgun sequence genome, the region AGTGAACAAGCTGAAAGGCAAGATGCAGAAGCCGCTGGCGGAGCTGCTCAAGGAGCACGGCCTCCCCGTGGGCCTGTTCCCGCGCGAGGCGACCAACTACGACTTCGCGCCGGAGACGCGGCGCCTGACGGTGTACATCCCGTCCCCCTGCGAGGTCGGGTACCGCGACGGCTCCGAGCTGCGGTTCGACGCCACGGTGTCGGGCACGCTGGGCGACGGCCGCCTCACGGAGGTGGAGGGGGTCAAGACCAAGGTGCTCGTCTGGGCCAGGGTCACCGCCGTCAAGGCCGACGCCGCCAAGGTCCACTTCACCGCGGGAATCAAGAGGTCGCGCAGCCGGGACGCCTACGAGGTCGTCAGGGGCGGCATCACCGTCGACAAGTTCTAACTTAATTTTGCTATCGCGGCTCGCATGGGTGGACGAGCTTCCTCTTGCTTGCTGCACGATGAGATGGACGAGCTTCATCTTGCTTAATGCTTATTACTGCACGCTGAGATGGTTGCTTGCAGGAATAAATTCTACAGTCATTTAGCTAGCTGAGAAATTTGCTTGCACCGGTGTGTTTTGTGCTTTGCTGTGAGAATTTAATACCTGGAAGGATTCAGAACTTATGCTCATTGCATATATCAACATATATGTTTCGTGTCAGTACAAAATGGCCCAAGCAGAGCTCAAGACAGCTCGAACAATCTGTCAGATTTTAAACTGAGTGTGTGGCAGTTTATCGGAACGACTGAACGAGGATTAGATGTGAAAGAATACACGAGAAGCTGCTGCTCCAGACGCGGTGGACTGAAGGAGATGCTGACAGTTTTGcttaagaagaaaaaaaaatacatgtCTTTTGTAACA harbors:
- the LOC136540108 gene encoding uncharacterized protein At5g01610-like — translated: MDEIMNKVGAYWLGQRTNKEISSAGDDLESLSTSAGDGAKWLVNKLKGKMQKPLAELLKEHGLPVGLFPREATNYDFAPETRRLTVYIPSPCEVGYRDGSELRFDATVSGTLGDGRLTEVEGVKTKVLVWARVTAVKADAAKVHFTAGIKRSRSRDAYEVVRGGITVDKF